A stretch of Noviherbaspirillum cavernae DNA encodes these proteins:
- the fliS gene encoding flagellar export chaperone FliS yields the protein MLNHDAYSSYHAVNLDSQTARASPVQLVLILMDGLLEELARARAHIAAKRYEQKAISLDKCVEILNGLSSSLDVESGGEVVTNLGRLYDYCSWRLYTAGVQLDTTIVDEVTGLLNTIRQGWLGVQAKYE from the coding sequence ATCTTGAACCACGACGCCTACAGCTCTTACCACGCGGTCAATCTCGACTCGCAGACCGCCCGTGCGTCACCGGTGCAACTGGTGCTGATCCTGATGGACGGCCTGCTGGAAGAGCTGGCGCGCGCCCGCGCGCACATCGCCGCCAAACGCTACGAGCAGAAGGCGATCAGCCTGGATAAATGCGTCGAGATACTGAACGGCCTGTCCAGTTCGCTCGATGTCGAGTCGGGCGGCGAGGTCGTCACCAATCTCGGACGGCTGTACGACTACTGCTCGTGGCGGCTCTACACCGCCGGCGTCCAACTCGACACGACGATCGTGGACGAAGTCACCGGACTGCTCAACACGATCAGGCAGGGCTGGCTGGGCGTGCAGGCGAAGTATGAGTAA
- the fliD gene encoding flagellar filament capping protein FliD produces the protein MNITNYDPVTTATALAEAYTSGRQTLLDTQSKAAQSTSTALTRLQSALTAFDSAINALSSKKTPLATSAVFSNTAVGSATASASATAGSYSFFVEQLASANQVTYGGLTSLPVSATDSMSVKLGSLSFNVDLKAADTDSDGNLSAKEIAAAINGAPNNNSLVTASFVTVGGASQLVLTSNTAGAANTISLDTTGVAAGALKTALSNGSELVAAKDAIVWLGAQTTGVKLQQSSNTFTAIDGVSMTFTKAMATGEAPVTLTVASDDNATAANVQSFVDAYNKLEEVLDSLTNGGDAQNGVAAAAFANDSGVRALRSRLVSTIRESVGGLTLANYGVIANRDGSLSLDQTKLKAKLATNPDGLTQVFGSSGTTKSGVLGDLDTYLNLWTNSATGQIAQRKTAVTKLQDSFTERQATLDNQYNSAYERYLIQYTQLQTLQSQLSQTSSMFDALFSNDNS, from the coding sequence ATGAACATCACCAATTACGATCCCGTTACAACCGCCACCGCGTTGGCCGAGGCTTACACATCCGGCAGGCAAACGCTGCTGGACACCCAATCCAAGGCGGCGCAGAGCACCTCGACCGCATTGACCAGGCTGCAGTCGGCCCTGACCGCTTTTGACAGCGCAATCAACGCGCTGTCGAGCAAGAAAACCCCGCTCGCCACCTCCGCCGTCTTCAGCAACACGGCTGTCGGCAGCGCGACGGCATCCGCATCGGCAACGGCCGGCAGCTATTCCTTTTTCGTGGAGCAGCTCGCCAGCGCCAACCAGGTCACCTATGGCGGCCTGACCAGCCTGCCGGTTTCCGCCACTGATTCCATGAGCGTGAAGCTGGGCAGCCTCAGCTTCAATGTCGATCTGAAAGCGGCCGACACGGACAGCGATGGCAACCTGTCGGCAAAAGAGATCGCGGCTGCCATCAACGGCGCGCCGAACAACAACTCGCTCGTGACCGCATCCTTCGTGACCGTCGGCGGCGCATCGCAGCTCGTGCTCACCTCCAACACGGCTGGCGCTGCCAACACCATTTCGCTGGACACCACCGGCGTGGCGGCCGGCGCGCTGAAGACTGCACTGTCGAACGGTAGCGAGCTGGTCGCGGCGAAGGATGCCATCGTCTGGCTGGGCGCGCAGACCACCGGCGTGAAACTGCAGCAGTCTTCCAATACCTTTACCGCCATCGACGGCGTCAGCATGACATTCACCAAGGCGATGGCGACCGGCGAAGCGCCGGTCACGCTGACCGTCGCCAGCGACGACAACGCCACCGCAGCCAACGTGCAGTCCTTTGTCGATGCCTACAACAAGCTCGAGGAAGTGCTGGACAGCCTGACGAACGGCGGCGATGCGCAGAACGGCGTGGCCGCTGCCGCCTTCGCCAACGACTCGGGCGTGCGCGCGCTGCGCAGCCGCCTGGTCAGCACCATCCGCGAGAGCGTCGGCGGCCTGACTCTGGCGAACTACGGCGTCATTGCAAACCGCGACGGCAGCCTGTCGCTGGACCAGACCAAGCTGAAGGCAAAGCTGGCGACCAATCCGGACGGCCTGACCCAGGTGTTCGGCAGCAGCGGCACCACCAAGAGCGGCGTGCTGGGCGACCTCGATACCTATCTCAACCTGTGGACCAACAGCGCCACCGGACAGATCGCGCAGCGCAAGACGGCGGTGACAAAGCTCCAGGACTCGTTCACCGAGCGGCAGGCGACGCTGGACAATCAGTACAACAGCGCCTACGAGCGTTACCTGATCCAGTACACGCAGCTGCAAACCCTGCAGTCGCAACTGAGCCAGACCTCCAGCATGTTCGATGCGCTCTTCAGCAATGACAACAGTTAA
- a CDS encoding flagellar FliJ family protein, protein MTQPSMKSLSTLVTLRAREVDRLQADIAAKTAVRQRYLNNLQRMEGLCAAGGASGALPLALSLNCGNYKQSVMEMADAHRVELGLHEADMAVTQRALAAAWCKQEVLGKVLEQQERRVLSAQEKTERKRQDELATQMWHREQQ, encoded by the coding sequence ATGACGCAGCCTTCGATGAAAAGCCTGTCCACCCTGGTGACGCTGCGCGCGCGCGAGGTGGACCGCCTGCAAGCCGATATCGCCGCCAAGACCGCCGTGCGTCAGCGTTATCTGAACAATCTGCAGCGCATGGAAGGCCTGTGCGCAGCGGGTGGCGCGAGTGGCGCGCTGCCCTTGGCGCTTTCGCTCAATTGCGGAAATTACAAGCAGTCGGTGATGGAGATGGCCGACGCGCACCGGGTCGAACTGGGCCTGCATGAAGCCGACATGGCCGTGACGCAACGCGCGCTTGCCGCGGCATGGTGCAAACAGGAGGTGCTCGGCAAGGTGCTGGAGCAACAGGAACGACGCGTCTTGTCCGCGCAAGAGAAAACGGAACGCAAGCGGCAGGACGAACTTGCCACGCAGATGTGGCACAGGGAGCAGCAGTGA